The genomic stretch taagagctaaatgtagaaattttttcttaaaaattgtgcattgttttcataaaaagtttataatttATGTGTTAATTACGTTTTCCAAtacaaatttactatatttagatttcttaacatgtgcccacatgttagctttatccaaaaaataaataatagtagtaCTAGTAGTATATGTTCGATGATTGGGGAACATAAAAAGTCACgtatttaaattctaaaaaaatgtAAATACTATTAATTCGGTTTCCAATTATTTTATTGAGAATCCTTTCCAAGTTCCAACACAGAAATCTGTCTATGTATATTCATTTTCATAACTAGATATCTTCAACCATTTAATTAAGCATTCTTAGCACTTTAGATTCAAGAATGGAAGAGAAAAGAATAATGCATTATCGTAGCTCTCACATAATTTTACTTGTTGGAGAGGGAGATTTCTCCTTCTCACTCTCCTTGGCTAGGGCATTTGGCTCAGCTACTAAAATGGTTGCTACCTCTCTAGATAGTAGAGGTATATTTTCAAAACCCAAACTTATTAATAATTTTGTTACAGTTTTATTTAAAATACtaattgtgattttttttttttgaaaaattcaaatacTGCAATATTTGAAGAGTCTCTAGTGCTGCAATATGGAAGTGCGTCAAGCAACTTGAGAGAACTTGAGGTTCTTGGCTGCACCATCTTGCACAATGTGGATGTTGAGACTATGTCTCAACACCATTATCTCAAGAACTGTAGTTTTGATCGCATTATCTTTAACTTTCCCCATGCTGGTTTCACTTGGCGTGAGTCCGATGTATTCCAGATTCTGTAAGTTATGCATAAAGTGTCACCAAGGCTTCATGTTAAACAAATTTATATAACAACTACGTTAATATCTTAtacatcaatattttgattaataatgcaGGTCAAACAGAAGAGTAGTTAGTGGTTTTCTTAAAAGTGCTAAAAGCATGATTTCATTTATAGGACAAATTCATGTTTCCCACAAGACATCATATCCATATAGTAAGTGGGACATCAAGGGTCTGGCAGAAAATGAGGGATTGTTTTTTATTGGAGAAGTCGATTTTCAGCAATCATATTATCCGGGCTATGCTAACAAGAGAGGTTCTGGCTTGCAATGTGATCAGAGTTTCCCTATTGGAATGAGTAGtactttcaaattttcttcttcggCCTTGTGAGACCCTGTATCGAGAAGGGAAGATGACTTTGCTTTGAATTTCCCTAATTTGAAGACATTTTATTGTAGCTTTGGTTGGTTGTGTTGATTTTATGTTGCCTCTTTTTTAATCATGATTCATTATTAATTGTTGCTTAACCACATGACATTGTCATGATTTATTTGAAGTTTAATGTCGAGTTGTCTTGACGAATGTTGTCACAACTGATTTTATTTAGATAAAACCaactccacttgtgaagttattTTACAAGCAAGAATAATTGGATTAAACAATAGTATAATAGTATAAGAGGTACTTAACCCAAAATTATAACTCACAAAACAACATAAATACCATAGTAAACAACCAACTGCAACTCCACGGATTAGAGCATCTTCCTGTCCCAACATAACCATCTTTAACTCATTTATAAGCAATAAATCACTCCCAAGTCACTACTTTAATCATCCTGAGAATATCCAAATTGTTTAGAAATTTATCGAAAAATAATATGTCATTCCTACAACACCACAATATCCAACAAACTGCAAGTCTAAAGGACCAATCAAACTCACCAAGGAACTTGTTATCGATCTTCATTCTCAAGCTTTGAAACAAATGCGTAGAACTGGTCTTTGTTTGGTTCACCACAACCAGACACAGCCAGTGACATACTTCCTGCAACACCAGGTTGCTAACCACACAAATTTAGAAACAAATGCTCCTTATCCTCTTCATCCGTCAAGCACAACAAcacactactacaaaatataactatagAAACATGTTATTACATTTACCTCGGTTAATTAGTCATTTGAGATAataagtcttttttttttaagcaagctTCATTAAAGGAGAACAAAAGTTCTCAAACTCGATTACAAAAGATCCAAGAAAAGGTTcggaaaaaaggaaagaaaattacaCACCAAATGGAACTTAAGAGAAGTAAAACAAAGGGTTTTTACAAaactcgtaaaaattacaattggttTGTGTAATATTCCCAATAAAGGACCACCTCCAAAGTAACGCTTTAATGCTCCAAACGATATCCGAAACGCTCCAATATTCCTCTCTAAAAATAAAACCATTCCTGAAACTCCAAAAACTCCATATCGTAGCTAACCATACACAACCTTCCTTTCCTTTTTTTTACTCTCTTGTGAATACAAAAACTACTCCATCTCATGAAACTATCCATTAGCTCAACCATTCCCACATCAATAAAATCTATCCAACCGGCCACTTCCTTCCAAACTAAAGAGGCGACTTGACAACCAATAAATAAATGATAACAAGATTCGGTATTGGCACCACAAAAAGTACAAGAAGCATCAATGAGATTAGAAAGAATACCTCTACGAAGAAGCGAATCTTTTGTAGGAGTCTTCTCAATAAAACACCTCCAACCAAAAGCTTTTATTTTGAGGGGAGCTTTCATCTTCCAAATAAGACTAAGCGCGTCATTGATATTGGCCGGACCATACGAAATGAAAGAGGCGAATAGATAATCATAGCAATCCTTTACTGAAAAAGAGAATTCCGCCTTATCGTTCCAAACCACCTTATCTTTTCCTTCCTTCTTCGGAGAAAAAAGATTCAAATTACCTTGTAACAAAAGCCATTCATCGATAAGATCGGGATTATTCGGAGAAACAATTCCAAGATCTCCCCATTTCCATTCCTCTCCCACCCAACCCCCCATACCACCCACCGATACATCTTTCAAGAGAGAAGCCGAAAATAAAGATGGAAAAATGTCCCGTAAACACCCACTAATCAAccaaaaagaagaggaaaagccATTTCCTAAAGAAAAAGATAACTTGTTAACAAAAAAAATCCTCATACTTTCCTTTGGATAATGAAATAATGTCTTTCCACCAAAACGAACTAGACATTGAATTTGAAACCCCCCCTCCTTCCTCTACTTTCCCCATTAGCAACAACCAAATTAATATCACCATATCGCGCCTTCAACACTTGGTACCATAAAGCCTTATTCTCCTCAAGAATCCTCCATCTCCATTTATTAAGGAGAGCAACATTAAAAATTCCCATCCTTCTAAGGCCAAGACCGTCTTTCTCAATGGGTAGACATAAAatcttccaactcacccaatgaatcttTTTAACTCCCTCCAACCCGccccaaagaaaattactttgaatcCTAGTAATTTCTTTAATGATCCCTACCGGAGCTTTATAAAAAGAAAGAGTAAAAATAGCAAGGCTACTTAAAACGGATTTGAGAAGTGTTAATCGGCCACCAAAACTAAGAAATCGCACCTTCCAAGAAGAAAGTCTTTTTTTTAACTTGTTAACAAGAAACTTCCAAGTTGCAATCCTCCTCGGGTTAGCACCAATTTGAATGCCAAGGAAGGTGAAATTTTTTTCCTCCAACCTACAAGAAAGAATGTGAGAGGCAAGATccaaaaaattagaattaatattaattcCAATCAACTTGCTTTTATGATAATTAATGCCAAGGCCCGAAACAATCTCAAACGCCCTCAAAACCGATTTgatcgtgtcataccccaaaatttgccctcttataattgtctaCGTCCTTTTCTTTCGAATAATTGATATGGTGCAGTTGGTAAGAATTTAAGGATAAGAGTGTGCGATcgagaggtcccgggttcgaatcccatTGTCTaacttttatcattttttttatcttatggtcactaactttaatttttattttaaaaaaaaaatcataaatattttcatttttagttgatttttcgttatttcttttaattaattattaaatatcacCTTTTTTCACTTTTgtgcatttttgaattaaaaatcaagaaaagaaagtttttagattgatatttaattttggCATTTTTTATATAACTTTGGGAACAAGTAAAAGAAATTGAAAGTTTTTTAACATGGGTaatgaattaaaatcaaataaaaattgatttgatttcttaattatg from Vicia villosa cultivar HV-30 ecotype Madison, WI linkage group LG4, Vvil1.0, whole genome shotgun sequence encodes the following:
- the LOC131596734 gene encoding uncharacterized protein At4g26485-like — encoded protein: MEEKRIMHYRSSHIILLVGEGDFSFSLSLARAFGSATKMVATSLDSRESLVLQYGSASSNLRELEVLGCTILHNVDVETMSQHHYLKNCSFDRIIFNFPHAGFTWRESDVFQILSNRRVVSGFLKSAKSMISFIGQIHVSHKTSYPYSKWDIKGLAENEGLFFIGEVDFQQSYYPGYANKRGSGLQCDQSFPIGMSSTFKFSSSAL